The Coffea arabica cultivar ET-39 chromosome 8e, Coffea Arabica ET-39 HiFi, whole genome shotgun sequence genome window below encodes:
- the LOC140013118 gene encoding flotillin-like protein 4 translates to MYRVARASEYLVITGVGITDIKIAKKAWVLPGQSCTICDISPVNYTFEVQAMSAEKLPFVLPAVFTIGPRVDDEGSLLKYAKLISPHDKLSHHVKELVQGIIEGETRVLAASMTMEEIFRGTKEFKQEVFEKVQLELNQFGLLIYNANVKQLVDVPGHEYFSYLGQKTQMEAANQAKVDVAEAKMKGEIGSKLREGQTLQNAAKIDAETKVISTQRQGEGKKEEVRVKTEVKVFENQREAEVAEANAELAKKKAWWSKEAQMAEVEATKAVALRDAELQKEVETMNALTRTEKLKADLLSKASVEYETKVQAANSELYQRQKVAEAYLYEKTKQAEAEKATASAALYARQQQIEGDLHAKKKEAEGLKALAEAQGVYLRTLLDSLGGNYGALRDYLMINGGVFQELAKINAQAVQGLQPKISIWTNNSATCEAAGGDGTTSAVKEVAQVYKMLPPLFQTVHDQTGMSPPAWMGTFPTPRDSK, encoded by the exons ATGTACAGAGTTGCGAGGGCGTCGGAGTACTTGGTGATCACCGGCGTTGGAATCACCGACATTAAGATCGCCAAGAAAGCATGGGTTCTTCCGGGACAGTCGTGCACCATCTGCGACATTTCACCTGTGAACTACACGTTCGAGGTGCAGGCCATGAGCGCCGAGAAGCTCCCTTTCGTCCTGCCTGCTGTCTTCACCATCGGCCCCCGCGTGGACGACGAAGGCAGCCTCCTGAAGTACGCCAAGCTCATCTCCCCCCACGACAAGCTCTCCCACCACGTCAAAGAGCTGGTCCAGGGGATCATCGAGGGGGAGACTCGAGTCCTCGCGGCCTCCATGACCATGGAGGAGATCTTCAGAGGGACTAAAGAGTTCAAGCAAGAAGTGTTCGAGAAGGTTCAGCTGGAGCTCAACCAGTTCGGGCTGCTGATTTACAACGCCAACGTGAAGCAGCTGGTGGATGTCCCCGGACACGAGTACTTCTCTTACTTGGGTCAGAAGACGCAGATGGAAGCCGCCAACCAGGCCAAGGTTGACGTGGCGGAGGCCAAGATGAAGGGGGAGATCGGCTCCAAACTCCGAGAAGGGCAGACCCTTCAGAACGCCGCGAAGATTGACGCGGAGACGAAGGTCATCTCGACCCAGAGGCAGGGAGaggggaagaaagaagaagtGAGGGTGAAGACGGAGGTTAAGGTATTTGAGAACCAAAGGGAGGCAGAGGTGGCGGAGGCGAACGCGGAGCTGGCGAAGAAGAAGGCTTGGTGGTCCAAGGAGGCGCAGATGGCGGAGGTGGAGGCCACGAAAGCAGTGGCTCTTCGGGATGCGGAGTTGCAGAAGGAGGTGGAGACCATGAATGCGTTGACGCGGACGGAGAAGCTGAAGGCCGACCTGTTGAGCAAAGCCAGCgttgaatatgagaccaaa GTACAAGCTGCGAACTCGGAACTGTATCAAAGGCAGAAGGTAGCAGAAGCATACTTGTACGAAAAAACCAAACAAGCAGAGGCTGAAAAAGCAACGGCCAGCGCAGCTTTGTACGCACGCCAACAACAAATCGAGGGAGATTTGCATGCCAAGAAGAAGGAAGCCGAAGGGCTCAAGGCCTTGGCAGAAGCTCAGGGCGTATACCTACGCACTCTTCTTGACTCGCTGGGCGGTAACTATGGAGCTCTAAGGGATTATTTGATGATCAACGGCGGAGTGTTCCAAGAGTTGGCCAAGATAAACGCCCAGGCAGTTCAGGGATTGCAACCCAAAATCAGCATTTGGACCAACAATAGCGCTACTTGCGAAGCTGCCGGTGGAGATGGTACTACTAGTGCTGTGAAAGAAGTAGCCCAAGTTTACAAGATGCTGCCACCATTATTTCAGACTGTCCATGACCAAACTGGAATGTCACCGCCAGCTTGGATGGGCACTTTCCCTACTCCTCGTGactcaaaatga